The following proteins come from a genomic window of Microtus ochrogaster isolate Prairie Vole_2 chromosome 7, MicOch1.0, whole genome shotgun sequence:
- the C7H17orf58 gene encoding UPF0450 protein C17orf58 homolog has translation SGTPQALPPGDAELETQSCARACSADADEHEAFCTSEFAVNGIVHDVDVLGAGLRLVTLLVDPDGLYKLSRLYITPDGFFFRVHILALDSSNCHKPCPEFKPGSRYIVMGHIYHKRRQLPGALLQVLRGRLRPGDGLLRGSSSYVKRFNRKREWQVRDASHARCI, from the exons TCCGGGACCCCGCAGGCGCTGCCGCCCGGGGACGCCGAGCTGGAGACCCAGTCCTGCGCGCGCGCTTGCAGCGCGGACGCGGACGAGCACGAGGCCTTCTGCACCAGCGAGTTTG CCGTGAATGGAATCGTGCACGACGTGGACGTGCTGGGCGCGGGCCTGCGGCTGGTGACTCTACTGGTGGACCCCGATGGGCTGTACAAGTTGAGCCGCCTCTACATCACTCCCGACGGCTTTTTCTTCCGCGTGCACATACTAGCCCTGGACTCTTCCAATTGCCATAAGCCGTGTCCAGAATTTAAGCCTG GAAGCCGGTATATTGTGATGGGCCACATCTACCATAAGAGACGGCAGCTCCCTGGTGCTCTGCTCCAGGTCCTGAGAGGGCGCCTGCGTCCAGGAGACGGACTGCTCAGGGGTAGCAGCAGCTATGTCAAAAGATTTAACCGAAAACGGGAGTGGCAAGTTCGAGATGCCAGCCACGCTCGGTGCATTTGA